The sequence below is a genomic window from Deltaproteobacteria bacterium.
GTGCGCTTTCTGATTCAGACTTCGCGCAAGCGTCATCCCAAGGCGCCGGACACGCCGACGCTGTACGAATATATGGAAAAAGAAAAAGCGCCGGAGTCGAGCCGCCGGCTGGCGCTCGTCACCTTGGGCGCCGGCGGTTTCGGTTCCTGGCCGGTCGCCGCCACGCCGGGCATTCCATCGGATCGGGTGAAAATCTTGCGCGACGCCTACGTGGAAACTTTACAAGAGCCAGACTTGCTCGATGAAGCGAAAAAGCGCGGCTGGGAAATGCGCCCGGTGAGCGGCGAGGACATGCTCAGCTTGGCGAAAGAAGTAACCGTGGCCCCGCCGGATGTCATCGAGCGGATGAAAAAATTGATGGGCGGGTGAGGAAGGCTTGAGGCTTGAGTTACCGAGCGAATGGCATCAACTTGTGAACCGTGATGAGGTCCAATATTATTAACGTTGTTTTCAGCTGTGGGAGAGAATCATGAAAAATGCTTCATTGCGCCAGAAACTTGTGCAAGTAGATCAACGCAAACTCAATCGTGCCGTGCGCATTCTAAAAGTTCGTACGGAATCTGAAGCGCTGGATGGCGCGCTCAGCGTCGTCGTGAGCGAAGATAAAATCGACACCGCGCTGCGTAAAGTTCGAGGCAAAGGGCGCATTCGAAAAGTCTTCGAATAAAATGCAGCGAGTGGTTGTCGACACGAATATTTACATCGATTGGCTTAACGAAGGCCGGCATGAAGACATCATTTTCCGGCGCGACGCAGTCAAGCATCTTAGCGCGGTCGTGCTGATGGAATTATTGGCGGGAGCATTTTCCGTTGAGGACCGCAGGCTCGTTCGCAACATAACTCTCCCTTTCGCCAAAGCCCACCGAATTGTTACGCCCACGGTTTCGATCTATCAGGAGGCCGGCGATGTATTGAGACGACTTCAACGTGTGCGCGGCTACACCATCCGCAGTGCCTATGGGCTTGTGAACGATGTGCTGATTGCGCTATCGGCCCGCTCGATTGGCGCGAGCGTGATTACCCAAAACGAACGCGACTTTGCG
It includes:
- a CDS encoding type II toxin-antitoxin system VapC family toxin, coding for MQRVVVDTNIYIDWLNEGRHEDIIFRRDAVKHLSAVVLMELLAGAFSVEDRRLVRNITLPFAKAHRIVTPTVSIYQEAGDVLRRLQRVRGYTIRSAYGLVNDVLIALSARSIGASVITQNERDFAAIQSVRPFKLVVA